The proteins below are encoded in one region of Peromyscus eremicus chromosome 10, PerEre_H2_v1, whole genome shotgun sequence:
- the LOC131920300 gene encoding UDP-glucuronosyltransferase 2B31-like, which translates to MSVKMTAGLLLLQLSGFFGSGSGGKVLVWPMEYSHWFNLKTILDELVKKGHEVTVLIPSASVSYEVEDTSAIEFETYPSSFPMADLEEFFMDSLRKYIYELPKQSFWRYFLMLQELVWVDSDYYESLCKDVVFNKELMTKLHNSSFDVMVADPFIPCSDLLAELLKIPLVYSLRFFPGSTYEKYSGGLPLPPSYVPPALSELSDRMTFMERVQNVIYVLCFDFWFQTFNEKRWNQLYSEVLGRPTTLTELMGKADIWLIRTYWDLEFPHPLLPNFDYVGGLHCRPAKPLPKEIEDFVQSSGEHGVVVFSLGSMVGTLTEERANVIAAGLAQIPQKVLWRFEGKKPDTLGSNTRLYKWIPQNDLLGHPKTRAFITHGGTNGIYEAIYHGIPVVGIPLFGDQFDNVVRMKTKGAGVRLDFLTMSSVDLVDAVKTVTNDPSYKENAMRLSRIHHNQPMKPLDRAVFWIEYVMRNKGAKHLRVAAHDLTWFQYHSLDVLAFLLACVLTVMLIIMKCCLFCCQKFAKAGKKKKRE; encoded by the exons ATGTCTGTGAAAATGACAGCGGGCCTGCTCCTGCTCCAGCTGAGTGGCTTCTTTGGATCTGGGAGTGGTGGGAAGGTGCTGGTGTGGCCAATGGAATACAGCCATTGGTTCAACTTAAAGACAATCCTAGATGAGCTTGTGAAGAAGGGACATGAAGTGACTGTTCTGATACCCTCAGCTTCCGTTTCTTATGAGGTTGAGGACACATCTGCTATTGAGTTTGAGACATACCCTTCATCCTTTCCCATGGCTGATTTGGAGGAATTTTTCATGGACTCACTCAGGAAATACATTTATGAGCTGCCAAAGCAATCATTTTGGAGATACTTTTTAATGTTGCAAGAGTTGGTTTGGGTAGATTCAGATTATTATGAAAGTCTCTGCAAAGATGTGGTTTTTAACAAGGAACTCATGACAAAACTACACAATTCAAGCTTTGACGTCATGGTAGCAGATCCCTTCATACCCTGCAGTGACCTGCTGGCTGAGCTTCTCAAGATACCACTTGTGTACAGTCTCCGCTTCTTTCCTGGGTCCACATATGAAAAGTACAGTGGAGGACTCCCACTGCCTCCTTCCTATGTGCCTCCTGCTCTGTCAGAATTGAGTGATCGAATGACATTCATGGAGAGGGTGCAAAATGTAATCTACGTGCTTTGTTTTGACTTTTGGTTCCAAACATTTAATGAGAAGAGGTGGAATCAGCTTTACAGTGAAGTATTAG GAAGACCCACAACACTCACTGAGTTGATGGGGAAGGCAGATATATGGCTCATTCGAACCTACTGGGATTTGGAATTTCCTCACCCTCTCTTACCAAATTTTGATTATGTTGGAGGACTCCACTGCAGACCTGCCAAGCCTCTGCCTAAG GAAATAGAAGACTTTGTCCAGTCTTCTGGAGAACATGGTGTTGTGGTGTTTTCCCTGGGGTCCATGGTGGGTACCCTAACAGAAGAAAGGGCGAATGTGATTGCAGCAGGCCTTGCCCAGATTCCACAGAAG GTTCTTTGGCGATTTGAAGGCAAGAAGCCAGACACCTTAGGCTCCAACACTAGGCTCTACAAATGGATCCCCCAGAATGACCTTCTCG GTCATCCTAAAACCAGAGCTTTTATAACTCATGGTGGCACTAATGGCATCTATGAGGCGATCTACCACGGGATCCCTGTGGTTGGCATTCCTTTGTTTGGAGACCAGTTTGATAATGTTGTTCGTATGAAGACCAAAGGAGCAGGTGTTAGACTGGACTTTCTCACAATGTCCAGTGTAGATCTGGTCGATGCAGTGAAGACAGTCACTAATGACCCTTC CTATAAGGAGAATGCCATGCGGCTATCAAGAATCCACCACAATCAGCCAATGAAGCCCCTGGACAGAGCCGTCTTCTGGATTGAATATGTCATGCGCAACAAAGGAGCCAAGCACCTTCGTGTGGCAGCACATGACCTCACCTGGTTCCAGTACCACTCTCTGGATGTGCTTGCATTCCTGCTGGCCTGTGTGCTGACTGTGATGCTCATCATCATGAAGTGTTGCCTCTTTTGTTGCCAGAAGTTTGCTAAAgctggaaagaagaagaaaagggagtag